The following proteins are co-located in the Pseudarthrobacter siccitolerans genome:
- a CDS encoding AMP-binding protein, whose protein sequence is MSSEPTGSTSSNTQITGAPNIEPALKALAAALHGEGPAVELSVDGDGHLVVGHVDTPGCDDAVAVVRTSGSTGTPKATVLTVESLAASSMSTALALKGEGQWLLALPVQYVAGIQVLVRSLFAGTRPWVMDMSGGFTPEAFTAAALELTDKIRFTSLVPTQLQRLLDAPSPDTLAVLRRFNAILLGGAPAPAPLLAAAAEAGVRVVTTYGSAESCGGCVYNGFPLEGVSVRVEPDGRILLGGDTIAAGYLEAPDEANATFFEEDGVRWYRTSDLGSIDHDGRLTVLGRADDVIITGGIKVSAAHVQKALEKSDAVAAAFVTGVPSAEWGQAVAAYVALAEKGSGTGAGTAAEAVGFASGRDHAVVLEQEWHRTLGILAPKTVLAAKALLMLPNGKPDRLAMAAELNALHQGK, encoded by the coding sequence ATGAGCAGCGAACCAACAGGCTCCACCAGCAGCAACACACAGATCACCGGCGCCCCCAACATCGAACCGGCCCTGAAGGCCCTGGCCGCCGCACTCCACGGCGAGGGCCCCGCCGTCGAACTTTCCGTCGATGGGGACGGACACCTGGTGGTAGGCCATGTGGACACGCCTGGCTGCGACGACGCCGTGGCCGTGGTCCGCACCTCCGGTTCCACCGGGACCCCCAAGGCCACCGTCCTGACGGTCGAATCCCTGGCCGCATCCTCGATGTCCACGGCCCTGGCGCTCAAGGGTGAAGGCCAGTGGCTCCTCGCGCTGCCCGTCCAGTACGTGGCGGGCATCCAGGTCCTGGTGCGTTCGCTGTTCGCCGGCACCCGCCCCTGGGTGATGGACATGTCCGGCGGGTTCACCCCCGAAGCCTTCACGGCTGCGGCCCTGGAACTGACCGACAAAATCCGGTTCACCTCGCTGGTCCCCACCCAGCTACAGCGGCTCCTGGACGCGCCCTCCCCGGACACCCTGGCAGTACTCCGCCGGTTCAACGCCATCCTGCTGGGCGGCGCCCCCGCCCCCGCGCCGCTGCTGGCCGCCGCCGCGGAGGCCGGCGTCCGCGTCGTCACCACCTACGGCTCTGCCGAGTCCTGCGGCGGCTGCGTCTATAACGGCTTCCCGCTGGAAGGGGTGTCCGTCCGGGTTGAGCCTGACGGCCGGATCCTGCTGGGCGGCGACACCATCGCGGCGGGCTACCTCGAAGCGCCGGATGAGGCCAACGCCACCTTCTTCGAGGAGGACGGCGTCCGCTGGTACCGCACCAGTGATCTGGGCAGCATCGACCACGACGGCCGGCTCACCGTCCTGGGCCGGGCCGATGATGTCATCATCACCGGCGGCATCAAAGTTTCGGCGGCGCATGTGCAGAAAGCGCTGGAAAAGTCCGACGCCGTCGCCGCAGCCTTTGTGACCGGTGTCCCGTCCGCGGAGTGGGGCCAGGCGGTGGCCGCCTACGTGGCACTGGCCGAAAAAGGCTCAGGGACAGGGGCCGGGACCGCCGCCGAAGCCGTCGGCTTCGCGTCAGGCCGGGACCACGCCGTCGTCCTTGAACAGGAATGGCACCGGACGCTGGGCATCCTGGCGCCCAAAACAGTACTCGCCGCCAAGGCACTGCTGATGCTGCCGAACGGTAAGCCCGACCGGCTGGCAATGGCCGCCGAACTCAACGCCCTGCACCAGGGAAAGTAA
- a CDS encoding PLD nuclease N-terminal domain-containing protein — protein sequence MLLRVALAVAVLVIFVYGLVDVIRTDGRLTRGISKPAWIVVMIVLPVIGAILWLLIGRPRGASPQQSQRHPTAPDDDPDFLRNLEARRRNQAEAERLKRLKAELDAKAKNRGDGTAGGKDKHESDEHDTDGLK from the coding sequence ATGCTCCTCCGTGTGGCTTTGGCCGTGGCAGTCCTCGTCATCTTTGTGTATGGCCTCGTGGACGTGATCCGCACTGATGGGCGACTCACCCGGGGGATCTCCAAACCGGCCTGGATCGTGGTCATGATTGTTTTGCCCGTCATCGGCGCTATTCTCTGGCTCCTGATCGGCCGGCCGCGAGGAGCCTCTCCCCAACAGAGCCAGCGCCATCCCACCGCTCCGGACGATGATCCGGACTTCCTCCGCAACCTTGAAGCCCGCCGGCGCAACCAGGCGGAAGCCGAGCGCCTGAAGAGGCTGAAGGCTGAACTGGATGCCAAGGCGAAGAACCGAGGCGATGGCACGGCCGGCGGCAAGGACAAACACGAATCCGACGAACACGATACCGACGGGCTGAAGTAG
- a CDS encoding 1,4-dihydroxy-2-naphthoate polyprenyltransferase — MATAAQWIQGARLRTLPAAIAPVLIGSAAAYEMDSFLLFNAILAALVALLLQVGVNFANDYSDGIRGTDDDRVGPLRLVGSGAAKPEHVKYAAFGTFGAAMIFGLVLVIITQSWWLILVGLGCVMAAWGYTGGKNPYGYMGLGDVFVFVFFGLVATLGTTYTQAGQINLPAIIGAIGTGLIATALLMANNVRDIPTDIQAGKKTLAVRLGDKHARESYVLMLAVAIMLVVILAPGRPWMLIVLLLIPACLMPAWLMINGRKRKSLIPVLKQTGLINLGYSLLFSLGLVLSHGF; from the coding sequence GTGGCCACAGCCGCACAATGGATCCAAGGCGCCCGACTCCGGACGCTGCCCGCTGCGATTGCGCCGGTGCTGATCGGCTCCGCCGCCGCCTATGAGATGGATTCGTTCCTCCTGTTCAACGCCATCCTTGCGGCGCTCGTGGCACTTCTGCTCCAAGTGGGTGTGAACTTCGCCAATGACTACTCAGACGGTATCCGCGGCACCGACGACGACCGGGTGGGTCCGCTCCGCCTGGTAGGTTCAGGCGCCGCCAAGCCCGAGCACGTCAAATATGCTGCGTTCGGTACGTTTGGTGCCGCCATGATTTTCGGGCTGGTCCTGGTGATCATCACGCAGAGCTGGTGGCTGATCCTGGTGGGGCTGGGGTGCGTCATGGCGGCCTGGGGCTATACCGGCGGCAAAAACCCCTATGGCTACATGGGCCTGGGCGACGTGTTTGTGTTTGTTTTCTTCGGGCTGGTGGCCACACTGGGCACCACGTATACGCAGGCGGGACAGATCAACCTGCCGGCCATCATCGGCGCGATCGGCACCGGGCTGATTGCCACGGCGCTGCTGATGGCCAACAACGTCCGCGACATCCCCACCGATATCCAGGCGGGAAAGAAAACCCTCGCCGTACGGTTGGGTGACAAGCATGCCCGCGAGAGCTACGTCCTGATGCTCGCCGTGGCCATCATGCTGGTGGTGATCCTGGCCCCCGGACGGCCGTGGATGCTGATCGTTCTGCTGCTTATTCCGGCGTGCCTGATGCCTGCCTGGCTGATGATCAACGGGCGCAAGCGCAAGAGCCTCATCCCGGTCCTGAAGCAGACCGGGCTGATCAATCTCGGGTACAGCCTGCTGTTCTCACTGGGCCTGGTGCTCAGCCACGGCTTCTAG
- a CDS encoding CPBP family intramembrane glutamic endopeptidase, whose translation MAIAHRRPPAPQPQLYRFSPLDFTAVGLYVAIAGFFAVARELVAPFLRQVAPTPAAASYAMNLLFYASVGILALLAARQVVGRDLRVLATRPWFTLMMVPAAVIVMMILTAVVVAASGNVATSENQAGLQALMQQVPAWLMVPLLVVVGPFVEEYIFRHLLIGKLSRRINLWVCCGLSVLLFAALHIVGREALTLTVLLPYLAMGATLVFVYVWTGRNLMFSYFVHAAKNLLAVVFIYAIPPEVYEQLQQVPA comes from the coding sequence ATGGCCATCGCACACCGCCGACCACCCGCACCGCAGCCACAGCTCTACCGCTTTTCGCCCCTCGACTTCACAGCGGTGGGCCTGTACGTGGCTATTGCCGGATTCTTCGCGGTGGCCAGGGAGCTGGTGGCGCCCTTCCTCCGGCAGGTCGCTCCCACGCCGGCCGCGGCCTCCTACGCCATGAACCTGCTCTTTTATGCCTCGGTGGGAATCCTGGCGCTCCTGGCCGCCCGCCAGGTGGTGGGCCGTGACCTGCGGGTGCTGGCAACCCGGCCGTGGTTCACCCTGATGATGGTTCCCGCCGCCGTGATTGTGATGATGATCCTCACGGCCGTGGTGGTGGCGGCCAGCGGCAATGTGGCAACCTCCGAAAACCAGGCGGGACTCCAGGCACTGATGCAGCAGGTCCCGGCGTGGCTGATGGTCCCGCTGCTGGTGGTGGTGGGCCCGTTCGTGGAGGAATACATCTTCCGCCACCTGCTGATCGGAAAGCTGAGCCGGCGTATCAACCTCTGGGTGTGCTGCGGGTTGTCTGTCCTCCTGTTCGCCGCCCTGCACATCGTGGGCCGGGAGGCGCTGACGCTCACCGTCCTGCTGCCGTACCTGGCCATGGGGGCAACGCTGGTGTTCGTCTATGTCTGGACCGGCAGGAACCTGATGTTCTCCTACTTTGTCCATGCCGCCAAGAACCTGCTGGCAGTGGTGTTCATCTACGCCATCCCGCCGGAGGTCTACGAACAGCTCCAGCAGGTCCCGGCCTAG
- a CDS encoding DUF4229 domain-containing protein, whose translation MAFLKYSLIRLALFAPLFVVFMFLQLGVLMSVICAALIAFAVSYLFFQKQRDEAAAALHQRFSGQAKPLRSANEVQDANAEDALLDANPDIAIRNDAKHPKQS comes from the coding sequence GTGGCCTTTTTGAAATATTCCCTGATCCGCCTGGCTCTCTTTGCGCCCCTGTTCGTAGTTTTTATGTTCCTGCAGCTGGGCGTGCTGATGTCCGTCATCTGCGCGGCACTGATCGCCTTCGCCGTGAGCTACCTGTTCTTCCAGAAGCAGCGGGATGAGGCGGCAGCGGCCCTGCACCAGCGTTTTTCCGGCCAGGCCAAGCCGCTCCGCTCCGCCAATGAAGTCCAGGACGCCAACGCCGAGGACGCCCTCCTGGATGCCAACCCGGATATCGCCATCAGAAACGACGCCAAGCATCCCAAACAGTCCTAG
- a CDS encoding 1,4-dihydroxy-2-naphthoyl-CoA synthase, giving the protein MSNQIPASVSDVFDPTRWRVVSGFDDFQDMTYHRQVERDSDGGWVRDLPTVRIAFNRPEVRNAFRPGTVDELYRAMDHARMSPDVATVLLTGNGPSPRDGGHSFCSGGDQRIRGRDGYRYADGETQESIDPARAGRLHILEVQRLMRTMPKVVIAVVNGWAAGGGHSLHVVADLTIASRQHGKFKQTDATVGSFDAGYGSALLARQIGQKAAREIFFLAREYSAEDMVRMGAVNEAVDHGRLEEVALEYAADIARQSPQAIRMLKFAFNLADDGLAGQQVFAGEATRLAYMTDEAVEGKEAFLQKRDPDWSNFPHYF; this is encoded by the coding sequence GTGAGCAACCAAATCCCCGCCTCGGTGTCCGACGTCTTCGATCCCACCCGCTGGCGTGTTGTGTCCGGCTTTGACGACTTCCAGGACATGACCTACCACCGGCAGGTGGAAAGGGATTCCGACGGCGGGTGGGTGCGTGACCTGCCCACGGTCCGGATCGCTTTCAACCGGCCCGAGGTCCGCAACGCATTCCGGCCCGGCACGGTGGATGAGCTGTACCGGGCGATGGACCACGCACGGATGTCACCGGACGTCGCCACCGTCCTGCTCACCGGCAACGGCCCCTCCCCGAGGGACGGCGGCCACTCCTTCTGCTCCGGCGGGGACCAGCGGATCAGGGGCAGGGACGGGTATCGGTATGCAGACGGCGAGACCCAGGAGAGCATCGACCCCGCCCGGGCCGGCAGGCTGCACATCCTGGAAGTCCAGCGGCTGATGCGGACCATGCCCAAGGTGGTCATCGCCGTCGTCAATGGCTGGGCTGCCGGCGGCGGGCACTCCCTGCATGTGGTGGCCGACCTCACCATCGCCTCCCGGCAGCACGGCAAGTTCAAGCAGACGGACGCCACGGTGGGAAGCTTCGACGCCGGCTACGGCTCGGCCCTGCTGGCGCGCCAGATCGGGCAGAAGGCCGCCCGGGAAATTTTCTTCCTGGCCCGCGAATATTCCGCGGAGGACATGGTCCGGATGGGGGCCGTGAATGAGGCCGTGGACCACGGGCGTCTCGAAGAGGTTGCCCTGGAATACGCGGCGGACATTGCGCGGCAGTCGCCGCAGGCCATCCGCATGCTCAAGTTCGCCTTCAACCTTGCCGACGACGGACTCGCGGGCCAGCAGGTTTTCGCCGGCGAAGCCACGCGGCTGGCCTACATGACGGACGAGGCGGTGGAGGGCAAGGAGGCATTCCTGCAAAAACGCGATCCGGACTGGTCCAACTTCCCGCACTACTTCTAA
- a CDS encoding VOC family protein, whose amino-acid sequence MGLNIQIVIDCRDPHHLAEWWAESLDWAVEPQDEGFIRSMIEQGYASDDQTTIHNGVLVWRDACAIRPPEELEVKAPTRRLLFQTAPEDKRVKNRVHWDINLAGRDKDEVRRELEARGATFLWTANEGPHSWHTMADPEGNEFCIN is encoded by the coding sequence ATGGGACTGAATATCCAGATTGTCATTGACTGCCGTGATCCGCACCATCTGGCCGAGTGGTGGGCGGAGTCCCTGGACTGGGCCGTGGAGCCCCAGGACGAAGGTTTCATCCGGTCCATGATCGAGCAGGGGTACGCCAGCGATGATCAGACAACCATCCACAACGGGGTGCTCGTGTGGCGTGATGCGTGCGCCATCCGGCCGCCCGAGGAACTCGAGGTGAAGGCACCCACGCGGCGCCTCCTGTTCCAGACGGCGCCGGAGGACAAAAGAGTCAAGAACCGCGTGCACTGGGACATCAACCTGGCGGGCCGGGACAAGGACGAGGTGCGCCGGGAACTGGAGGCCCGGGGTGCCACGTTCCTTTGGACAGCCAATGAGGGACCGCATTCCTGGCACACGATGGCGGACCCTGAGGGCAACGAGTTCTGCATCAACTGA